TAGACAAAGAAGGTAAGGGCGTACTTATTGTTGATGTAGAAATTATCAGCTTTATGCCATATGCCTCACAAGAAGATACTGAAACAACAACGAAAGGCTCTGGTGAGTTTCATTTATCAGTTCACTTACGTGATGGTAAGACAAGAAGCTTAATTCATATATTTGAAGGTACACAAGCCATCGGTGATGACTATCAACCTAATACAGCGATGGAACGTGCTAAAGATGCAAAAAACCTCTTTAAGGCTTGGGGCAAATCGTTACGTAAAAAACTTGATGCAGCTAACTAGCACCAGTATTTAATACTAAGTGGACTCATTTATTAATCCAATTGGTATAACAGGCTTAAATCGATACTATTAAAATAAAAAACCAGTTTATCTACTAGATAAACTGGTTTTTTTAGGAATAGAGTTTATGAAAAATCTATTCCTTGACTCATTAGGAGAGGCTAGGTAATGCTTTAGTGCATAACTCAGTTTCTCCTAGCTTTATTCGGTATTAACTATAAACCTGCAGCTTTACGTAAATCGTCTGCTTTATCAGTTTTTTCCCAGCTAAAGGCTGTGAAAGTATCATCACCAACGGTCATTTCAAATGGTTCACGACCAAAATGACCATAGGCAGCAGTTTGCTGATACATAGGGTGTAATAAGTCTAACATTTTAGTGATGCCATAAGGACGTAAGTCAAAATGTTCACGTACTATTTCAACTAATCTTTCTTCAGAAATACTGCCTGTGCCGAAGGTATCAATTGAAATTGACGTAGGCTCAGCAACACCAATGGCATAAGATATTTGAATTTCACAACGATCTGCAAGACCGGCTGCCACAATATTTTTAGCAACATAACGTCCAGCATAAGCAGCACTACGGTCAACTTTTGATGGATCTTTACCTGAGAAAGCTCCACCGCCATGACGAGCCATACCACCATAAGTATCAACAATAATCTTACGACCCGTTAAACCACAATCACCTACTGGGCCACCAATAACAAAACGGCCTGTTGGGTTGATATGGTATTTAGTATCTTCAGTTAATAATTCTGCAGGTAATACATGGTTAATAATATTTTCCATTACAGCACTAACTAAATCTTCCTGTTTAATATCAGGGTTATGCTGCGTAGAAAGTACCACGGTATCAATAGCAACTGGCTTATTATCTTCATAGATAAATGTTACTTGTGATTTAGCGTCTGGGCGTAACCAAGGTAAAACACCTGATTTACGCGCTTCAGCTTGACGTTCAACTAAACGGTGTGAGTAGTATAATGGTGCAGGCATTAATGTAGGGGTTTCATTGGTTGCATAACCAAACATTAAACCTTGATCGCCAGCACCTTGTTCTTCTGGGTTGCTACGATCTACGCCTTGAGCAATTTCAGGTGATTGTTGACCAATCAAATTCATGATGCCACAAGTTGCGCCATCAAAACCAACATCTGATGAGGTATAGCCTATGTCACTAATCACATTACGGGTAAGTTTCTCTAAATCAACCCAAGCATTAGTTGATACTTCACCAGAAATAATAGCAACACCGGTTTTTACCATCGTTTCACAGGCCACACGAGCATGTTTATCTTTGGCAATAATGGCATCTAATACCGCATCAGAAATTTGATCGGCAATTTTATCCGGATGGCCTTCAGAAACAGACTCGGAAGTAAAAAAATGTCTAGACATAAATCCTCAGAAAAATTTGAGTTATACAAAATAATGGGGCGATTCTACACCTGTTGAAAACAACTTTCTAGCTTTTTTACGCCTAGACGGCTAAACGTCTCTAATTAATTGTGATTTTATTGAACTAGCGTAATGTTCTGGGTAGGTTTCAGTTAAACGAAGTCATTGAAGGGGAAATTTATTAAGGCTTTAACGCATGTAAAGTAAGTGGTTCCTGCCACAATTGACTAAATATTTGTTCTTGCTGTTTTGTTTCAAGCGAGCTAAAAAATTGATATTGTCCTTGCTGTGTTTTACATGCACTTATTTCTCTTTCTACTAATTTCTTGCTTAATTGCACTGTAACCGGTGCGGCTGTCTCAATAATTGTTACTTGTTGACCGGCAATGAGGCTTATTTGTTTTTGAACAAAAGGGTAATGAGTACAACCAAGTACTAGCGTGTCTATACCTTCTTTAATGAGGGGATTGATATATTGTTTTAACAAGGCATTACAATCGTCACTATTTTGATTACCTTGTTCAATAAATTCAACTAGGCCAGGGCAGGGTTGAATGTGAACTTCAGCACCATTATGGTGTAAGTCAATCAAGTCTTTAAAACGCTGATTTTCGCTGGTTGCTTGTGTCGCTAATATAGCCACTTTTTTACTGATACTCTGCTTTGCAGCAGGCTTAATTGCTGGTTCAACCCCAATGATAGGAATACTCACTTGCGATCTAAGTTGCTCAATGGCATTCACAGTTGCAGTATTACAGGCAATAACTATGGCTTTTACACCCTTATCAATAAGTTGCTTGGCAATGTAATTAACACGCTTGATAATAAATTCTACAGATTTTTCGCCATAAGGAGCATGAAGACTGTCGGCAATATAGATAATATTTTCATGGGGAAGTTGCTCGGTTATGCATTTAGCAATAGAAAGTCCGCCTACGCCGGAGTCAAACACGCCAATAGGGGCTGAGTTAGTAGGTACTTTGTGCTTTATCTCTTGAGTAGTAATAGTTTTTGCTCAGCAATATTAAATAGATTATCCGAACAAATTGTATTGCTTTTCTCGGCCCAAAAGCAATACAATTAATTAAGTAAGGTTTTTTGTTTATATAACTGGTTGTATTCAAGATAAAGCACGGTTTGAAATAGCTGATTTTAAATTTTATCTTGAAAGCTCAATTATTGAGCCGTTTGGTATAAGGAAGTTCATGTCTAATGTTGTTTCAGTAAAGCGCTTTAAAGCATTCCCACGATTAATGTGGATCTTGTTATTTGGTTCATTTATCACCCGTGGTAGTTACTACATGGTA
The DNA window shown above is from Colwellia psychrerythraea 34H and carries:
- the metK gene encoding methionine adenosyltransferase; this encodes MSRHFFTSESVSEGHPDKIADQISDAVLDAIIAKDKHARVACETMVKTGVAIISGEVSTNAWVDLEKLTRNVISDIGYTSSDVGFDGATCGIMNLIGQQSPEIAQGVDRSNPEEQGAGDQGLMFGYATNETPTLMPAPLYYSHRLVERQAEARKSGVLPWLRPDAKSQVTFIYEDNKPVAIDTVVLSTQHNPDIKQEDLVSAVMENIINHVLPAELLTEDTKYHINPTGRFVIGGPVGDCGLTGRKIIVDTYGGMARHGGGAFSGKDPSKVDRSAAYAGRYVAKNIVAAGLADRCEIQISYAIGVAEPTSISIDTFGTGSISEERLVEIVREHFDLRPYGITKMLDLLHPMYQQTAAYGHFGREPFEMTVGDDTFTAFSWEKTDKADDLRKAAGL
- the murI gene encoding glutamate racemase, encoding MFDSGVGGLSIAKCITEQLPHENIIYIADSLHAPYGEKSVEFIIKRVNYIAKQLIDKGVKAIVIACNTATVNAIEQLRSQVSIPIIGVEPAIKPAAKQSISKKVAILATQATSENQRFKDLIDLHHNGAEVHIQPCPGLVEFIEQGNQNSDDCNALLKQYINPLIKEGIDTLVLGCTHYPFVQKQISLIAGQQVTIIETAAPVTVQLSKKLVEREISACKTQQGQYQFFSSLETKQQEQIFSQLWQEPLTLHALKP